The following coding sequences lie in one Thermomicrobium sp. 4228-Ro genomic window:
- the thpR gene encoding RNA 2',3'-cyclic phosphodiesterase, with protein MREEWRLFAALSLPEHVRERVAAVIAHLQARGYRAKWVDPAASHLTVRFFGSVARDAVPDLVAALRASVRGLEPFLLRVTGAGAFPHPERPRVLWLGVDGHVPALLDLAERVEQHAGAFAEASETRRFHPHITLARVRPEDTGTLRGLPRELERLGRMPPLPLPVDRLTLYRSELFRSGPRYTVIEEFPLG; from the coding sequence ATGCGTGAGGAGTGGCGGCTTTTTGCCGCCTTGTCGTTGCCGGAACACGTTCGCGAGCGAGTCGCTGCAGTGATCGCACACTTGCAGGCACGGGGATACCGAGCCAAATGGGTCGACCCGGCCGCAAGTCATCTCACCGTCCGCTTCTTCGGCTCGGTCGCACGCGATGCCGTGCCGGATCTCGTCGCCGCTCTTCGGGCGAGCGTGCGCGGACTGGAACCGTTTCTGCTGCGCGTGACGGGTGCCGGTGCCTTTCCGCATCCCGAACGGCCACGCGTGCTGTGGCTCGGGGTCGATGGACACGTGCCGGCTCTTCTCGACCTGGCCGAGCGGGTCGAGCAGCACGCGGGAGCGTTCGCCGAAGCGAGCGAGACCCGCCGCTTCCACCCGCACATCACGCTCGCACGGGTCCGGCCGGAGGACACCGGCACGCTGCGTGGTCTGCCGCGGGAGTTAGAGCGGCTCGGTCGGATGCCACCGCTGCCGCTCCCGGTCGATCGACTGACGCTGTATCGGAGCGAACTCTTCCGCTCCGGACCGCGCTATACGGTCATCGAAGAGTTTCCGCTCGGCTGA
- a CDS encoding TIGR00725 family protein, which produces MLVAVCGPNEATDEEVALAERLGELLARAGATVICGGRGGVMAAVCRGAKQAGGTTIGILPGTDPREANRWVDYPLCTGIGEARNAVVVASGQVVIAVGGGLGTLSEIALALKLGRPVIALRTWPLDPELLARTGARLVTVTSAEEAAQRALEHGRTGQSG; this is translated from the coding sequence ATGCTCGTAGCAGTCTGCGGGCCCAACGAAGCGACGGATGAGGAAGTTGCCCTGGCGGAACGACTCGGTGAGTTGCTGGCCCGTGCCGGCGCGACAGTCATCTGCGGGGGTCGCGGCGGCGTGATGGCCGCCGTCTGCCGTGGCGCGAAACAGGCTGGAGGCACAACGATCGGCATTCTGCCTGGAACCGACCCGCGCGAGGCGAACCGATGGGTCGACTACCCGCTGTGCACCGGTATCGGCGAAGCGCGCAACGCCGTCGTCGTCGCCTCGGGCCAGGTCGTGATCGCAGTCGGCGGGGGGCTGGGCACGCTGTCCGAAATCGCGCTCGCGCTCAAGCTGGGGCGCCCGGTCATCGCGCTCCGTACCTGGCCGCTCGATCCGGAGTTGCTCGCGCGCACCGGCGCTCGGCTCGTCACGGTCACGAGCGCTGAGGAAGCCGCCCAGCGAGCGCTCGAACACGGCCGGACTGGGCAGTCCGGCTGA
- the recG gene encoding ATP-dependent DNA helicase RecG, producing the protein MTGAGSNRDPRDVLHRVFELERRKGLQDTAAVGGLERFLARNLPVWVAQQPALRSQLERLASLLRGYADRTPDERDALIRRALLILDGEPSEPEPAPPARAPRTAPAWPAARLSVDPDEPVTALPRVGSQRARQLEALGVRTVRDLLYLVPRRYADYTQVVPIGRLSRLVRPGEEVTCTVIGEITQLELRESHSGRRYVAAELRDDTGSIPVVWFNPYVARQLAVGQRIAISGKLESSGPYVSFRNPEWELADAELFHTGRIVPIYPLTQGLYQRQMRQLTRLALDAALPRLADPLPASLRQRYELPTLAWALEQVHYPESLAAAERARQRLAFDEFLILQLGLVQRRLVWHAQAGTAIPIDRALLDRFLASLPFQLTGAQQRALEEILADLAQPHPMSRLLQGDVGSGKTVVAAAAALLVHRAGYQSALLAPTEILAEQHFRTLTKLYSGLASSERPLVALLTGSTPERDRGPILAGLATGAIPIVVGTHALLEERVQFHNLAFAVIDEQHRFGVLQRHSLRSKGNNPHVLVMTATPIPRSLALVLHGDLDLSVIDELPPGRQPVKTFVVPGRKRGQAYQFVRREIEKGHQAFVICPLVEESDAIEARAATAEYERLSREVFPDLRLGLLHGRMSAREKDDVMTRFRDGEIDILVSTAVVEVGIDVPNATVILIEGAERFGLAQLHQFRGRVGRGTAPSYCLLVSDADSESARQRLEAVATTTDGFRLAEIDLQLRGPGEFLGTRQSGLPNLRFATLADMPTLHAARRAAEELLQRDPSLSAPEHAALAELVRNLWSRSVADVS; encoded by the coding sequence ATGACAGGGGCAGGATCCAACCGCGATCCACGGGACGTGCTCCATCGCGTGTTCGAGCTGGAACGGCGCAAGGGTCTACAGGACACGGCCGCTGTTGGCGGACTGGAGCGGTTTCTCGCGCGCAACCTCCCAGTGTGGGTCGCCCAACAACCAGCCCTGCGTTCGCAGCTGGAGCGGCTCGCCTCGCTCTTGCGCGGCTACGCCGACCGCACCCCGGACGAACGCGACGCCCTCATCCGCCGGGCACTCCTCATCCTCGATGGCGAGCCCAGCGAACCAGAGCCAGCACCCCCTGCAAGGGCACCGCGCACTGCACCGGCGTGGCCTGCCGCAAGGTTGTCGGTCGATCCGGACGAGCCGGTCACCGCGCTTCCCCGCGTCGGCAGCCAGCGGGCGCGTCAGCTGGAAGCACTCGGCGTCCGCACGGTACGAGACCTCCTCTATCTCGTTCCTCGTCGTTACGCAGATTACACCCAAGTCGTCCCGATCGGCAGGCTCAGCCGACTCGTCCGACCGGGCGAGGAGGTAACCTGCACGGTCATCGGCGAGATCACCCAGCTCGAACTCCGCGAGTCGCACTCTGGCCGGCGCTACGTTGCTGCCGAGCTCCGCGACGATACCGGGAGTATTCCGGTCGTGTGGTTCAATCCGTACGTGGCCAGGCAACTGGCAGTCGGCCAGCGGATCGCCATCAGCGGAAAGCTCGAGAGCAGCGGGCCGTACGTCAGCTTCCGCAATCCGGAATGGGAACTGGCTGATGCGGAACTCTTCCACACCGGCCGGATCGTCCCGATCTACCCGCTCACCCAGGGTCTTTACCAGCGGCAGATGCGTCAGTTGACCCGTCTCGCCCTCGACGCTGCGCTCCCCCGGCTCGCTGACCCACTGCCGGCGAGTCTCCGCCAACGCTACGAACTGCCGACACTCGCCTGGGCACTCGAGCAGGTGCACTATCCCGAGTCGCTCGCCGCTGCGGAGCGCGCACGGCAGCGACTCGCGTTCGACGAATTTCTCATCCTGCAGCTCGGGCTCGTCCAGCGACGGCTGGTCTGGCACGCCCAGGCCGGTACGGCGATCCCGATCGACCGTGCGCTCCTCGACCGATTCTTAGCATCCCTGCCGTTCCAGTTGACGGGAGCCCAACAACGTGCCCTCGAAGAGATCCTGGCTGACCTCGCTCAGCCGCACCCGATGAGCCGCTTGCTCCAGGGGGACGTCGGGTCAGGCAAGACGGTAGTCGCGGCCGCTGCGGCGCTGCTCGTCCATCGGGCAGGCTACCAGTCGGCACTGCTGGCGCCGACAGAGATTCTCGCAGAGCAGCACTTCCGTACCCTGACGAAACTGTACAGTGGGCTCGCGAGTAGCGAGCGACCGCTCGTCGCTCTGCTCACCGGTAGCACGCCGGAACGCGACCGTGGGCCGATCCTGGCAGGGTTGGCGACTGGTGCGATCCCGATCGTCGTCGGTACGCATGCACTGCTCGAAGAACGCGTGCAGTTCCACAACCTCGCTTTTGCGGTCATCGACGAGCAGCATCGCTTCGGCGTCCTTCAGCGACACAGCTTGCGCAGCAAAGGGAACAACCCACATGTCCTCGTCATGACGGCGACACCGATCCCGAGGAGTCTCGCGCTGGTGCTGCACGGCGACCTCGATCTCTCGGTCATCGACGAGCTTCCACCAGGTCGCCAGCCGGTGAAGACGTTCGTGGTGCCAGGTCGCAAGCGCGGGCAGGCTTACCAGTTCGTCCGTCGCGAGATCGAGAAGGGACACCAGGCATTCGTCATTTGCCCGCTCGTCGAGGAGTCGGACGCGATCGAGGCACGCGCGGCGACTGCCGAGTACGAGCGCCTCAGCCGCGAGGTCTTTCCCGACCTGCGCCTCGGTCTCCTGCACGGTCGGATGAGCGCCCGCGAAAAGGACGACGTGATGACCCGCTTCCGGGACGGTGAGATCGATATCCTCGTCTCGACCGCCGTCGTCGAAGTCGGCATCGATGTCCCCAACGCGACCGTCATTCTGATCGAGGGTGCCGAGCGGTTCGGACTGGCTCAGCTGCACCAGTTCCGCGGGCGTGTCGGACGCGGTACGGCACCGTCGTACTGCTTGCTCGTCTCCGATGCCGACTCGGAAAGCGCGCGACAACGATTGGAGGCGGTCGCCACGACGACCGACGGTTTCCGCCTCGCCGAGATCGACCTGCAA
- the rpmB gene encoding 50S ribosomal protein L28, translating into MAMCELCGKKPMFGHNVSHSNRKTNRKFKPNVQRVTVILNGVPKRMRICTRCLRTLYKEARQA; encoded by the coding sequence ATGGCGATGTGCGAACTCTGTGGCAAGAAGCCGATGTTCGGTCATAACGTCAGCCACTCCAATCGCAAGACGAACCGGAAGTTCAAGCCCAATGTCCAGCGCGTGACGGTTATCCTGAATGGCGTCCCGAAGCGCATGCGCATTTGCACCCGCTGTCTCCGGACGCTCTACAAGGAGGCCCGCCAGGCTTGA
- the prmC gene encoding peptide chain release factor N(5)-glutamine methyltransferase: MPTYREVLQSATERLRASGIESARLDAEVLLCHTLGIDRTELYRRLPESLAVPLDEYWQLVERRARGEPVAYLTGHREFYGLDFIVTPDTLIPRPETEYLVSWAVERLRHRRDRARCVDVGTGCGAIVIAIAATLGPEHPSVLVGCDRSLPALRVARRNRDRLAPGRVHLVCGHLLTWCRGPLHLVVANLPYLRPEQWHPGIAFEPPEALFAADSGFGLYTELLPQVADRLASDGGFIFEIDPAQAERAMSEARQHFPEATLTVLPDLAGLPRYVTVERKTKSRAS, from the coding sequence GTGCCGACGTACCGCGAAGTGTTGCAATCCGCTACCGAACGGCTCCGCGCGAGCGGGATCGAGTCGGCACGCCTCGATGCCGAAGTGCTGCTCTGTCACACGCTCGGGATCGACCGCACCGAACTCTATCGCCGCCTCCCGGAGTCCCTCGCCGTTCCTCTGGACGAGTACTGGCAGCTCGTCGAGCGACGCGCTCGCGGCGAACCGGTCGCGTACCTCACCGGACACCGGGAGTTCTACGGCCTCGACTTCATCGTGACGCCCGACACCTTGATACCGCGGCCAGAGACCGAATACCTCGTCAGCTGGGCAGTCGAGCGCCTCCGCCATCGCCGTGACCGCGCACGCTGCGTGGATGTCGGAACCGGCTGCGGTGCGATCGTCATCGCGATCGCCGCCACACTCGGTCCGGAGCATCCGTCCGTGCTCGTCGGCTGCGATCGCTCGCTCCCGGCTCTCCGGGTCGCACGCCGCAACCGCGACCGCCTGGCACCGGGTCGCGTGCACCTCGTCTGCGGGCACCTCTTGACCTGGTGCCGCGGCCCGCTCCATCTGGTCGTCGCCAATCTTCCGTACTTGCGGCCGGAACAGTGGCACCCTGGTATCGCCTTCGAGCCACCCGAGGCGCTCTTCGCGGCGGACAGCGGGTTCGGTCTCTACACCGAGTTGCTTCCCCAGGTGGCCGATCGCCTGGCGAGCGATGGCGGGTTCATCTTCGAGATCGATCCGGCACAGGCCGAGCGGGCCATGTCGGAAGCCCGCCAGCACTTTCCGGAGGCGACGCTGACCGTGCTTCCCGATCTCGCTGGCTTGCCACGATATGTGACCGTCGAGCGGAAAACGAAAAGCCGGGCCAGCTGA
- the prfA gene encoding peptide chain release factor 1: MTTQTISVLDKLAELEQRFEELERLLADPAIATDPHRLAQLGRERAELEEIVSVYRQLKDTDRQIAEAEELLEAEDPELAALAADELERLREYRESLYQDLRRRLVPRDPNDEKDVIVEIRAGTGGEEAALFAADLFRMYTRYAERQGWKVDVLSSSPTELGGFKEIIFEVRGRGAYSHFKHESGVHRVQRVPITESSGRIHTSTATVAVLPEADEVEVHIDENDLRIEVFRSSGHGGQSVNTTDSAVRITHLPTGIVVSCQDERSQLKNRIKAMAVLRARLYELQRRKLEEERTGLRRQQVGTGERAEKIRTYNFPQDRVTDHRLKLTVNNLAAILDGEIDIFVQELQALETAERLRAAGIS, from the coding sequence ATGACGACACAGACGATTTCCGTTTTGGACAAACTCGCCGAACTCGAGCAGCGTTTCGAAGAGCTGGAGCGACTCTTGGCCGATCCGGCTATCGCCACGGACCCGCACCGGTTGGCCCAGCTCGGTCGCGAACGAGCTGAACTCGAGGAGATCGTGAGCGTCTACCGGCAACTCAAGGATACCGACCGGCAGATCGCCGAGGCGGAAGAGCTGCTCGAAGCGGAAGATCCAGAACTGGCTGCGCTCGCAGCTGACGAACTGGAGCGGTTGCGCGAGTACCGTGAGTCGCTCTACCAAGATTTGCGCCGTCGACTGGTCCCGCGCGACCCGAACGACGAGAAGGACGTGATCGTCGAGATCCGAGCTGGTACCGGTGGTGAGGAGGCGGCACTCTTCGCGGCCGACCTCTTCCGGATGTACACCCGTTACGCTGAACGGCAGGGCTGGAAAGTCGACGTGCTCTCCAGCAGCCCAACCGAACTCGGTGGGTTCAAAGAGATCATCTTCGAAGTCCGAGGTCGTGGCGCCTACAGTCATTTCAAGCATGAGAGCGGTGTCCATCGCGTCCAGCGCGTCCCGATCACCGAATCGTCCGGCCGTATCCATACGTCGACCGCGACAGTCGCTGTCTTGCCCGAAGCTGACGAGGTCGAAGTCCACATCGACGAAAACGACCTCCGGATCGAAGTCTTCCGCTCGAGCGGTCACGGTGGGCAGAGCGTCAATACGACCGACTCGGCAGTCCGGATCACGCATCTGCCGACCGGCATCGTCGTGAGTTGCCAGGACGAGCGCTCGCAGCTCAAGAACCGGATCAAGGCAATGGCAGTCCTCCGCGCCCGGCTCTACGAGCTACAGCGTCGGAAGCTGGAAGAGGAGCGTACCGGCCTCCGGCGGCAACAGGTGGGTACCGGTGAGCGAGCCGAGAAGATCCGCACCTACAACTTTCCGCAGGATCGCGTCACCGACCACCGGCTCAAGCTCACCGTGAACAACCTGGCAGCGATCCTGGACGGCGAAATCGACATCTTCGTCCAGGAGCTGCAGGCGCTGGAAACGGCCGAGCGGTTGCGCGCCGCCGGCATCAGCTGA